In Chloroflexota bacterium, the genomic window GGCAAAAAGTGGACATTTGTGTTTCGCTGTGGTTCACACCCGCGGCGATGCGAATACTTTTCGGAAAAATTCGCGCAACCCCGCGGGCTAATTTACTCAGGGGTTTGATCTTTGCGTACAAGCCGATCAAATAAAGCCAGGGCAACGCAGCCAGCAAGAAAACCATTACGGCCAGCAGCCGATTCTCGCGTAAATCTAGCAAACCGCCCGCGGCAATCATCACAATGCCGAAAGCCAGGAATGTGAAATTTGCCAGCAGTTCAAGTATTTTATCGAGGCTGAGGGAAGCAACCGCGTCCGTGGTGGGGATGGCATGATTTTTGTGCAAAAAATAAACTTGCAACGGCTCGCCGCCAAATTGAGGCCCCGGAGTGAAATAACTGACTCCAAAAGCTGCCAATCGGTAGCGGATTGCCACCCAAAGCGGGATGCGATTCCCTTGCGTGCGCAGTAAAATCCACCAACGTACTGCAAACAGTGCAATGATGGCTGCGTTGAGCAGCGCCAGTGCCGCGATCTGACTCAGCTTGAGACTGCCCAGCGCCGCGCTCACATCCGCCAACGGGGTAATCGATAGCGTATAACCAACCAGCGTCAGCGCCAGTAGCCAAAAGCCTACTTTCCAGTATTTTTTCATGCCGATGATTTGGCTTTACCGATGCGGTTGTAGATCAGCCAGTCTTCGGGGCTCCATAGCGCCCAGCGCCCGCTGCCGATGAAAAGCAGATATACCAGCGTGAAAATGAGCAGATAATCGCCTAATAATAACGGGCTGGCTTGCAGGCGGATTCCGGCGGAAACCAGCGCAGCGATGGGGGTGAGACGGCCCAATACGCCCAAAGCGAGCAAAATGCCGAGGGCCAGATTCCACCCGTTGAGCAAGCCCTCGGGGGCAGATTGTAACGCAGATGCAGAATCCGCCCCGAGGGGGAGGGGCAGCCCCAGGCCCAGCGCGTGATTCCCGTAGATGAGCAGGGCCAACCCCCGCAGAAGAAGCGGCATCCAGCCGAGCATCCACCCCTGAACTTTGCTCCAATCTAACTTCAACGCGTCGAATTTCCCGGTGACTTGCCAGTAATCGTAGAGGAACATGCCCACAAAGGGAATCAAAAAAAGTGTGGCTGCGTACAGCGTGGCCGGGGGTTTTACCGGCGGGGCGAGCATCACGCTGATGAAACCCATTTGCACCCCGGCGAACCAGCGCCGCATGTGGCTTGGCCGCAACGGAAAGACCGGCAGACCGCGCTTTACATGGCGGCGCAGGGCGAAGAGATAAATGAAACGGGCGAAGCCGAAGGGCAGATACCACCAGGGCACGCGGCCGTATTGAAAGGCCAGCAGCGTTACGACCAGCACACCCAGCGAGTCGTTGTTCATATCGAGGCGTTCGCCCAGCCGCGTGACCATATTGCTGACGCGGGCGGCCAGGCCGTCGAGAAAATCGCTGATGTCAGAAAGTATGTAGAGCGCAAAGGGCAGCCAGGCCCAACCGCCGGGCAGTGCGGGCAGCAATAAAAAGCCCGCCAGCAAGGCGATCAGCGTGCCGCGTGCTAGGCTAAGGGCGTTGCCAGGGCCGAAGCGCGGCAAAACTTCTTCTTCGCCAGCACGATGGTTTTTGGGCAGGGAGCGCCACAGGGCAACGAGTTGGAAGGCGAATACTACCGCGGCCTGCAACCCCCACTGATTGGCATAGCGCACCCCCGCGATGCGATGCAGAAGTTGCGCTCCGAGCAGCAGCACTGTAATGGAGCTAAATCCGTAAAATGCCCAACGGAATTTGAGTTGAGACATCTATTGCTGGATACGCGGCGAGAGCCAGAAGCCTTGCGCGGCATCTGTGTTAGCGGTAAGTGAAACGGTTTTTAAAATAAACTGCACTTCTTGCCCGATGAGGAACGAGAGATCAAGGTTGATCAACGCAATCCGCTTGTCGTAGACTTCAATCCATTCGCCCATCAGATGCACGTTGCCGCCGGCATCTTTGTAATAGAGTTCAAAGCGCAGGTTGCAATCTGGAGTATCGGCCATGCAGCCCACATTGGCCCTGAAACGGTCGCCGCTTTGAACACGGTATTTTGGGAAAACTCCCTGGACGAAGCCCTGGTATTCAGCATTCGGATGCACCCAGAGCGCGGCATTGCTGTCAGCGCCGTGTTCCATGTTGGGGTTGGAGATCAGGGTTATAAACCCGTCGGAGCTGCCAATTTTACCCAGGCAGGGTAACTCCTTTGCCGAATCGCCACTTTCGGTCATGGGTTTGTTGGTCCAGGTGGCGTAACAAGCGAAGACGGCGAAGTTATAGGCGAAATTATTTGGCTTGACGACATTGGCACTCATAGGGAGCGTGTTTTCTGCGTTTCGAATAAGGCTGAGCGCTTCGTCATTGATGATGATATTCAGCGCTTCGTCGTCGCTGTTTTCGAGAGTCCAATAATTATCATACTCGCCGGTATCGTTCGGCGCGAGGATATACACCGAGATATCGGTTGTTGCTCCAGGCGGAATTGTCTCTGTAAAGTAAACGCGATAATCGCCGCCAACATATCGATCGCCGTGCGAATATTGCAGTTTATAATCGGGTGTCCAGGGGCAATAGCCAGTATTCTGCACGCGCCACGTTTTGAGGAATAGCGTTCCGGTAACAACATCTGTTCCAGGCGGCAGGGTGACATGTTCGATGAACGTGGCCTCATTGCATTTGCCAGCCAAAGCCTCGGCAGTCGCCGTGGCATCTGCGCTGCTGATTTCTGTAGCTGTAGCTGTGGGTGTGGGAGGCGGGGTGGCCGTCGCGGTTCCGGTGGGTGAAGGGAGCATTTCGCCCGTGCGCAGCATTGAAGCGACAATTTGGGCAGCAGTAGCCTGAAACTCAGCGGGCAGAATTTCGTCCCCATTTTCCAGACGGATGAAAAAATCCATATCATCGACGCTGTCTTCGTAGAAAAGTAAAATATCCTTCCCCGCCGGGTTGACAACGACTTGCTGAATAGCCTCTTTGCCCAGTAAGTTCACAGTGCCGCGCGCCGCAATGGGGCCAGAGGGCAGTTCGGTGACAAGTTCGGTACTCTCCCACAAAAACTTGTACTGAATATGCAGCGTGATACCAGCTTTCGTCAATTTGACTGTTTTTGCGGAGAAGCCGCCGCTGGCGGTGGAGTGACCGGCTGACACAACCGTCAAGGTCCAGTCGCTGGGATAATCGAGCGAGAAGCGGTAGGTAGTGTCACGATAGCTTTGAAGCGAGGGTATGGTGGTGGAGGTGCTGGTGGGCGGTATTGTTGGTGAGTTGGCCGGGTTGTTCGATGATGGCGAGATATATCCGCGGGTTTCAGTTACGTTACCGTGCGCGTCGACCAGCCCTTCCCAGGCGAAGCCCGTTGCGGGGCTATGCACGCTGATGGTGTATACAATATCAGCGGGATTGATCGTGGGGAAGAGGATATTGACAATCCAGTGATCCAGGCTGAACTGAAAGGCTGAAGTGCTGACTACATCTGCGGGGGTAAGATTCTGCTCGTTCCATGCCGATCCTGCCGGGGGTACATAGAGACCATAGTGGTCGCGAATATACAACATTGCTGCATCGCGGGCGCCTGGCGCGCTATCCACGGGCAATGCAGGGGGATTAGCTTCAACTTCTGGGCTGGAATCCGCTGGCAATAACTGGCAACCGCTGAAGAGCAGCACACCTGAAAGGAGCAATAAGAGCAGCCGTTTCGTTTGGTTTGTGGTCATCGTTTCCTCCGAAGAGTACAGTTGGCCCTGATTCTAGCACAATCGCTCAACGCAGCAAAAGCCTTTTAATCAAAAACGCCACCCAGAAACCAGGATGGCGAGATCATTTGAGGAATGATGAAGCCTAAAGCGGGCGCAAGCGGTCGGCCAGGTTTCTAAGTTGTTTGTAGCCGACCGGCTTTAACAAAACCAGATCGGCCACACCGGGCAGTTCATTTGCCATGCGATTGTCGGCAGTTGCCACAATCACGCGAATATCTTTCAGGCGCTCATCATTGCGGATATGGTTCAGAATATCTACGCCCTTAACATTGGGGATGTGCAAATCCAGGATTATGATCGCGGGCACAACTTCGCCCAGCCTGTCCAGTGCAACCTGACCGTCGTGAATAATTTCTACGTTATAGTCAGCTTCTTCGACGGCCTCGCCAAATGCCAGCGCAAGGTTTTTATCGTCTTCAACCACAAGGGCTAATAATTTTTCCATTGTGAATACCTCAATGTCTTTACGGAATTTTCCAAGCTGGCCTGATTATACCCTTTTTGCGTTTTTAGAACCTGATATTTTTGTTTTGGGGTAATTTCTTGAGAATTGAATATCCCTGATCTGAACTGGGAGTTTTAAGGCATTATACGAGGTACAAACCAAAAGCCCTGGGCGGAGTCGGCGTTCTCGGTGAGGGCTACTGTTCTCAGTATGAATTGGACTTCTTGCCCGGCGAGGGAGGAGAGATCAACATCGATTACTGTGGCTTGTCCGTTGTAGTTTTCTTCCCACTCCCCGATGCTATGAACTGCCCCAACAGCATCTTTATAATAGAGTTGGAAATCGAGGCTGCATTTTGGATAATTGAACATACAGCCGATGGTGGTTTTGAAGTGGTCGCCAATTTGCACAGTGTATTTTGGGTAAGTGCCCTGGATGTAGCCGTAGCGCGCTTCGTTGGGGTGTACCCACAAGGTTATTTCATCATCCAGACGGTGTTCCATTACCGGGTTGTCGAGTCGGGTGATGAATCCGTTTGAACTGCCAACGGTACCCAAACAGGGCAGCACTTGAGCTGGGTCTCCACTTTCATTCATCGGTTTGTTGACCCACGTAGCCAAACAGGCATTGGCGCCGAAATCGTAAGAAAATGCGCCATTGGGCGCCACATTATTGACAATATTTGGCGTTGGGAGCGCTTTGGTGGCGGTTGGTACGGTTCCGGGCGTGCTGCTTGCCTCGGGTTCGCTATTGGTGGCGCCAGTTCCTGAAGTGGTGCCTGTATTTGGTAGCGGGGTTAAGCTTGCCGTTGATGTTATCGTGGGGGTCAGCGTTGCGGTGGCAGTAGCAACAGGCGAGGGGAGAATCTCTCCGGTGCGCTGGATTGTGGATACGATCCAGGTGGCCTGCTCGACGATGTCGGCAGGGATTTCTTTGCCAGTTGTTTCGATTCGGATGTGATAGGCAATATCCTCACTGCTGTCGCCGTAAAAGACCAGTTTATCTTTACCCTGCTCATCAACGACAATATTTTGCGCAACCCGCTTGCCCAGCAGCATTGCAGTACTGCGTGCCTCGATGATCCCGGGAGGCTGCGTATCGTCGAATTCTGTGTTTTCCCACAGGAGTTTGTACTGAATTTTGATCGTGAAGCCGTCTTTCTGAAACTGGATAAATTTGGTTGTGAACCCGCCCTTGCCGTTGGCTGCCCCTGCTGATGTTGTGGTGAGTTGCCAGTTGTCTGGATATTGTACCGAAAAGCGATAGGTTGTATCGGTAAAATTCAGTATAGATGGTGCA contains:
- a CDS encoding flippase-like domain-containing protein, producing the protein MKKYWKVGFWLLALTLVGYTLSITPLADVSAALGSLKLSQIAALALLNAAIIALFAVRWWILLRTQGNRIPLWVAIRYRLAAFGVSYFTPGPQFGGEPLQVYFLHKNHAIPTTDAVASLSLDKILELLANFTFLAFGIVMIAAGGLLDLRENRLLAVMVFLLAALPWLYLIGLYAKIKPLSKLARGVARIFPKSIRIAAGVNHSETQMSTFCRQHPATLIGLMLLSGAVWVALVFEYWLMLHFLGAQLSLWQTLVFITAARLAFLTPLPGGLGSLEISQALAAQSLGLSVGLGVSIGLLIRLRDISFGLLGLVWGGIFTQRSPKIK
- a CDS encoding CDP-alcohol phosphatidyltransferase family protein, which gives rise to MSQLKFRWAFYGFSSITVLLLGAQLLHRIAGVRYANQWGLQAAVVFAFQLVALWRSLPKNHRAGEEEVLPRFGPGNALSLARGTLIALLAGFLLLPALPGGWAWLPFALYILSDISDFLDGLAARVSNMVTRLGERLDMNNDSLGVLVVTLLAFQYGRVPWWYLPFGFARFIYLFALRRHVKRGLPVFPLRPSHMRRWFAGVQMGFISVMLAPPVKPPATLYAATLFLIPFVGMFLYDYWQVTGKFDALKLDWSKVQGWMLGWMPLLLRGLALLIYGNHALGLGLPLPLGADSASALQSAPEGLLNGWNLALGILLALGVLGRLTPIAALVSAGIRLQASPLLLGDYLLIFTLVYLLFIGSGRWALWSPEDWLIYNRIGKAKSSA
- a CDS encoding response regulator, which encodes MEKLLALVVEDDKNLALAFGEAVEEADYNVEIIHDGQVALDRLGEVVPAIIILDLHIPNVKGVDILNHIRNDERLKDIRVIVATADNRMANELPGVADLVLLKPVGYKQLRNLADRLRPL